Within the Medicago truncatula cultivar Jemalong A17 chromosome 4, MtrunA17r5.0-ANR, whole genome shotgun sequence genome, the region TTAAAGAAAACAAAGCActtaattaacatatattttaatatttactgTTCAAACCAAATATTTGAAACTTGTTCTCATTTTGATATATAACATGACATTGCACTAGACAGTAACCGTTAGGCCCCATCTGTTAAAGATCAAATGCCTCTTCTTTTAGGGAGGATTAATTTGAATTactgaaagaaaaaatgttaaggATATGGAAAATATATAACTAGAATACAGACTAAATTTCTTGTTTATATAAgagaaatttgataattttgagcataaatattttgaaaaaaaatgccTGCTGATCTACAATTGAATTTTCTTCCTTGACGACTCGACTAGAATACATTAGTAGTGTTACCTTTCTTCATtgtatcatttcaattttcttgATGGCAATGATCTGGTGATCTACATTTGACTATTGTCTCTAATAAAATCAGTTGCAGGCAATGTCAACGTTTCGAAAGACAGAAAGTAAGGTTGAAAGCATTGAGGATGCAATAAATTTTATCAATAACCGGCTTTTGGTCAATGACTTTACTGCTTCAGCCACAAATTTTCTGCCCATAGATTCTATTACTCTGGCTTCTCGGGATCAATTGACTGCCAGCAGCACATTAAACATTTTGGCAAGGTGTCCTGTACAAGAAGATGAACAAATATTTACGATTtgccaaataacaaatatttacttatttcaattatttaaacaagAAACACTAAAACAATgttattcattgtttttttttttatattaacacATTGTCCTTAATTAGATTTTTCCCTATCACATGAACAAATAATATTCTTATTCACGCAATTGTTTATCATTTTAGTATAAAACAACATGTATTTAAGCATGATTTTGTTGCCCAGTGCGTTTTATTAACTACTACCTCCGTTTAGGGATGTCAATAGGTATCCATGGACACGGATAGTATGATCCTCGTGTCCGCTCCGTTGGATAAATATGATACCCATGCCCGCCCCGTACCCTCATGGATACCCATTATATAAGTACCCGTGGGTATTTAAGTATCCATGAGTATTCGTAGGTACCtatgaatttttgaatttatttagtttttggaacaaagaataactttttttaattaacaaaaaccTTCAACTAAAATACCTGATAATCACACGCAATTTTAAGTTGTAAAGCAATGGGATTGGTTCAGTGACCTAGCTAGCATATAAGAAGCAAACTAGAAGATAAGAGGGTGAGGTGAGGTGAGGTGGGATTGAATTTTAAGGTCTagttgaagaaaaacaaaggcATGGTTATTGGGGAAAGAATTGTTTTATGACGTGAAAAGTTGAATCGGTcaacttaatataatataaattaaaaataggttaataataagatatataaagatattttagtaattaatttaatttattattgggTATAGGTACTCGTGGATATAGGTACTATCAAATCCGTGTCCGTATCCATATAATAATTGGAAGCatggacactttttttttatgttgtctTTTTGGTCTCTTGTCTAACTGCTTTTTACTTTAACTAGAGGATTTAGTACCTTTTCAATGGAGATTTATGATCCATTCGCGGTCCTACATTAATTAGCACTGGAATTACATTCGAATACGATGGTATGGGGTCATAAATAATGTTCTCTACTTGATTAACTTGCAATTATTGACAATACCAATCTATTATTATGCAGTACTATACTTGAGTAGTCGACAACTTAGGAAGGCCAGCTAACACATTGTATGTGTTTTAAATGTAACTGCAGTAAAATTTATTGTTGTGGTTGAGAGTATACTATACACTCCTTAAATCCTATATGAGCTggtgaaagtttttttttaatcagcacAACATAGATTGATGTATTGTTTAACAAACAGAGTTTTAGTTTCCCAATTTGAATgttatgttaatttaatttgatttgatatgtAACATTTGATCATGTCCCTTTTGTAACAAAGTCAAAAGGAGAAGTTTGTTAATGATTTAGATTTAGATTAGAAGCCTTAAGCGAATGGTCTAGATTATTGATTTAGCTGAAGGAAATAATTGTAGTAGTTTGTTGGAATTTTATGGTCTCAACATATTATGTAGGAATGGCATACATCACTGGAGTAATTAATGACAGGCTGGAGTCTCTGGCACAAACTGTCTGATCACGCCCAGGAAGAACTTCACTTATACTCTTCAGGTGAAAGATCAGATTGGTAGCTATTTCTACTTCCCGTCATTTTGAATGAATAAAGCCGCTGTTGCATTTGGTAGCTTCAGAATTTGGAGCCGTGCTCACATTCAGATTCCTGTCCCCTTTCCTCCCTCCGCAGGAGACTTTACCATACTTGCTGGTGATTGGTTCAAGCTAGGCCACCGTGTAATTAAATCTTTTGCATTCATTTCaatttcttctcttctcttttcttttcttcgtCTCTTAAATCTTTTCTCAATACTTATTACTTACCCTCTGATGTTTTAGAGACTGAGACGAGTCCTCGAGAATGGTCACAATCTTCCCTTCCCTGATTGCCTTCTTATCAATGGTCGTGGTTGGAATGGAAACACATTCACTGTCAATCAAGGTTGGTAGAAAAAATCACAACTTGTGATAGTAGtagtacattttttattttaatgcattGCTTAAATGTTGAATCTACTCATATACTTATTACATTTACACAATTGTTTAAATGTTCAATCTGCAGGAGTGCAGGTAAGACATATGGATTCAGAATATCAAATGTGGGGCTCGCAGCATCCATCAACTTCATAATCCAAGGACACTCATTGAAACTTGTGGAAGTAGAAGGATCTCATACCCTCCAAAACACTTATTCTTCACTCGACATCCATATCGGACAGTCCTATTCTGTGCTGGTCACAGCTAATCAGTCTGTCAAGGATTACTACGCAGTTGTTTCTACGCTGTTCACCAGGTGAGTACTCACAACAACTTCCATTCTTCATCACAACAATTCATGCATCAGGGTATCCGGCCCTGCTCCTCTGGGGCCTACTCTTGATTTTACCTCATCTGTCTTTCAAGCAAGAACTATTAGGTACTCTTTTGTTTCACTTATTGCCCCTTCTCTTGTTGCAAAGCCTTATAATTATTATCGAGATTTTCATGTATATACGGTGCTTCCTTATGACAAGCTCCATTTAGTGTATTGTGTTTTATAATGTCGAATCAAATTTCAAACTATTCATATATAATCTTGAGTAAAAAGAAAGTGATTACTTTTTTAAGTACTTTTTTAGTTAATAATTtgtgttgttgcttgtgaaacCAGGTGGAACCTGACAGCAAGTGGACCAAGACCAAACCCTCAATGATCTTACCACTATGGATTGATCGACCCCACTCGAACCATCATGCTTGCAAACTCTGCTCCTTAAGCAATGATATGCTGTCAACAATGTATCGTATATTGCGCCGGATACCCTGTTGTAACTTGTTGCCTACATCATTCCCGGAGTTTTCTATGTTGGAGGCATTTCTAATTATGCTATCATGGGTGCTAATTTCCATGAATATGTGGAGTTTGTGGTCCAAAATAGGGAGAATTTTGTGCAGTCATGGCACATTGACGGCAATTTATTCTTTGTGAGCTTAGTGAGCTTGTAACTACTATTGTTTTGCAGGAGGTTGTGGGAGACAGGTGGGTTTGGAAGTTAAATTCGACCAAACGATACTTGGTGAGTAGTGCGTGCGACTTCTTGACTACTACGGATATTAATGTTACATCTGAACATAGTTACAATGTTTGTTAAAAGCGGTTACTTTCTTAGCATATGTTTATTAACCACATACCGACTAAAGACAACTTTCTTAGGAGCGGGAGTGATTGATAACAACGACTGTCTTTGCATTGGAGGGCATGAAAGGAATGAAGATAGGGACCATTTATTTTCCAGATACGATTTTTTTGGCAGGTTATGGTCTTTGGTGGCAAATTGGTTGGCCTATGAGTCAATATCACACGGTTTTCTTCATGAATGAACGTTATCTGCAGTTTGGTGCTTTAGGTGGTTTTTCTAAAAAGGGAGGGGCTTCCATTGAATATTATCTGGCTTTCTACGGTTTGGATAATTTGTAATGAACACAGTGATCATATTTTTCAACATAAGGACGAAAACTTGCAAACTTTATGCGAGAAGATTAAGCTGCAGTCTTATTGGTGGCTGAAATTAAAATACGTtacatttgattttgattatcatTATCGTCGGCTTCATCCTCAACAATGTTTGTTGTTTGTA harbors:
- the LOC11437895 gene encoding L-ascorbate oxidase homolog → MNKAAVAFGSFRIWSRAHIQIPVPFPPSAGDFTILAGDWFKLGHRRLRRVLENGHNLPFPDCLLINGRGWNGNTFTVNQGVQVRHMDSEYQMWGSQHPSTS